One candidate division KSB1 bacterium genomic region harbors:
- a CDS encoding glutamate synthase-related protein, translated as MNPNQKQDFVDRFWEIVKQSPLYREHTLADQKDEKSHLSHGVKLIYEKGFEYSQLFIDPLTCIRCGMCSHENACMYGAREGRPRKIPELKNINCALCNACVNYCPQNKQAQKERMVLDKLILHAPDLEEKKYWIKQQNRIHDTTKVQRSTYLTEMADRYVTEEIIMEIDKEASTGKIPVSGSGQGDRHQGIGFDAERFAHFHIVGPAQNRLHEGDPDEELSVILGKREDFCKFDRDGNLVNPIHPTIKLMTPILYNAIPLESNGKAELAFIKVAEKQKSLVVITLERLLEHYQFLLKEGKYERLPAVIIPRVDHELIHRLMVNPRTNRDFLIDLWRMPVFEVEYHPQIERTLNYIFDSVAAQNGGKPLICGYLEISEYDLIGSLSLDAEIKEKVNHFLDQGVDILHLHGLRNKDEYYVTSMAVRALHHYLMRIGRRHEVSIIASGGIRLASDTQKTIQRGAEATLIDFAALLALDPSAYKAKIEKKATTEKLLSLDIDWAVKRLNNQAESRKVQILEVLGASGFKDLKKTVGEEGRLIDFIKLENRIQRQIFEDDNILAEYARLNEELIQAEPIPDGSVRTYSSLKNRIKQVKAPHDFYRLGDTNQNLYKRDFVWPGQLIESMGRMAAGDLSMLEFKNVKATGLLGDGFDVMRILYNRDPMDIPESELDQVKTALPLDKNLVLEAPWMFGGKSVGSIGLDTWRAHVVAARELGIQFDTGEGGYPTCFFLNSKGEPIFFTENEIQLIKPYFQSGQDYTVQQMRQILSEQGITPESHPEIYQKIQHYPSLKPFHFTVVVDEADQPFVSTELKTGLFGVTKQTIKKARRVVIAYSQGAKMGIGGHILAQKVNKLVSYMRGVEGIEQLNLEKLEGLFQQLQKIQAKENHPLKDVAGASLPTIDEAQRADKVTDELKNVLWQIQETAYNLNAQHSIDPIEFQNIVRSCEEIIQYSYSSIISPFPFHNCYSIEDVKAFIDVIRMINPEAVIAIKVSPSIDIEFIATGLARIAKDNTEEIVRAKFGTEIQRQENFSAEMAEYARKYGMKIEIWLDGPRGGTGASPNIIKGQMGMHIEYAIPLIHNRLVKDGLRNYVKFMVSGGIRTYEDVIKAVALGADGVIWGTAPLVAIGCDRNRNCHDGCSRGIATSNLILQKLRDVELNTVQMINAFTMIQMQVTRALAALGFKDIRELRGRFDAIHWLGLKERVDHRYRIRKEVIKEIEKDEQLFEERMAARATAQSNCGVAAINGTVPIPGYILDQALTAMRNRGMDGVGMAKTLCFPDHPDEYAYRIMVKGTLQIDVEKQLAEQWQSEGKNFTQDDLQREARNLVLAQRMDLITKIKTVFLDPYFDYAGEIDPNKCRERYKSNASRLTVGSPVISSEARNLFI; from the coding sequence TTGAACCCGAATCAAAAACAAGATTTTGTCGATCGTTTCTGGGAGATCGTGAAGCAGAGTCCGCTGTACAGGGAGCACACGCTGGCCGATCAAAAGGATGAAAAATCGCACCTGTCCCATGGCGTGAAGCTGATTTATGAAAAAGGATTCGAGTACAGCCAGTTGTTCATCGATCCGCTGACCTGCATCCGCTGCGGCATGTGTTCGCATGAAAATGCCTGCATGTACGGCGCACGGGAGGGACGTCCTCGTAAAATTCCAGAGCTGAAAAATATCAATTGTGCGCTGTGTAACGCCTGCGTCAATTATTGCCCGCAAAATAAGCAGGCGCAGAAAGAGCGGATGGTGCTGGACAAATTGATCCTCCATGCGCCCGATCTGGAGGAGAAGAAATACTGGATCAAGCAGCAGAATCGGATTCATGACACGACCAAAGTCCAGCGCTCGACCTACCTGACCGAGATGGCCGATCGCTACGTGACCGAAGAGATCATCATGGAGATCGATAAAGAGGCTTCCACGGGCAAGATTCCTGTTTCGGGCAGCGGGCAGGGCGATCGGCACCAGGGCATTGGCTTTGATGCGGAACGGTTCGCCCATTTTCACATCGTGGGCCCTGCCCAGAATCGGCTGCACGAGGGCGATCCCGATGAGGAGCTTTCGGTGATCCTGGGCAAGCGGGAGGATTTCTGCAAGTTTGATCGGGACGGCAACCTGGTCAATCCCATTCACCCGACCATCAAATTGATGACGCCGATCCTGTACAACGCCATTCCGCTGGAGAGCAATGGCAAGGCAGAGCTGGCGTTCATCAAAGTCGCTGAAAAACAGAAGAGCCTGGTCGTCATCACGCTGGAGCGGCTGCTGGAGCATTATCAATTTCTCCTGAAAGAAGGCAAGTACGAGCGACTGCCCGCCGTGATCATCCCTCGGGTCGATCACGAGTTGATCCATCGGCTGATGGTCAATCCCCGCACCAATCGGGATTTTTTGATCGACCTGTGGCGCATGCCCGTTTTCGAGGTGGAATATCATCCCCAGATCGAGCGCACGCTGAACTATATTTTTGATTCGGTCGCTGCGCAAAATGGCGGCAAGCCCCTCATCTGTGGCTACCTGGAAATTTCCGAGTACGATCTCATCGGCTCGCTCAGCCTGGATGCCGAGATCAAGGAAAAGGTCAATCATTTTCTCGACCAGGGTGTGGATATTCTGCACCTGCACGGGCTGCGCAACAAGGACGAATATTACGTGACCTCGATGGCGGTGCGGGCGCTGCATCATTATCTCATGCGCATCGGCAGGCGGCACGAGGTCAGCATCATTGCCTCGGGCGGCATTCGGCTGGCTTCGGATACGCAAAAGACCATTCAGCGGGGCGCCGAAGCCACGTTGATCGATTTTGCGGCGCTGCTGGCGCTCGATCCTTCGGCCTACAAAGCCAAAATCGAGAAAAAGGCGACCACGGAAAAATTGTTGAGCCTGGACATCGACTGGGCCGTGAAGCGACTCAACAATCAGGCCGAGTCCCGCAAAGTGCAGATTCTGGAAGTACTCGGCGCATCGGGGTTCAAAGATTTGAAAAAAACCGTCGGCGAGGAGGGTCGGCTGATCGATTTCATCAAATTGGAGAATCGCATCCAGCGCCAGATTTTTGAAGATGATAATATTTTAGCCGAATACGCCAGGCTGAATGAAGAATTGATCCAGGCCGAACCCATTCCTGATGGCTCGGTGCGAACTTATTCTTCATTGAAAAATCGCATCAAGCAGGTCAAAGCGCCGCATGATTTTTATCGACTGGGCGATACCAATCAGAACCTGTACAAGCGGGATTTCGTCTGGCCTGGACAACTGATCGAATCCATGGGACGGATGGCGGCGGGCGATCTCTCTATGCTGGAATTCAAAAATGTCAAAGCCACAGGTCTGTTGGGCGATGGCTTTGATGTGATGCGGATTCTGTACAACCGTGACCCCATGGATATTCCTGAAAGCGAACTGGATCAGGTTAAGACCGCCCTGCCTTTGGATAAAAATCTGGTTCTGGAGGCGCCCTGGATGTTCGGCGGCAAATCGGTCGGCTCGATCGGATTGGATACCTGGCGTGCCCATGTGGTCGCTGCACGGGAGCTGGGCATCCAGTTCGACACGGGCGAGGGCGGCTATCCCACCTGCTTTTTTTTGAATTCCAAGGGCGAGCCGATTTTCTTCACCGAAAATGAGATTCAATTGATCAAGCCCTACTTTCAGAGCGGGCAGGATTACACGGTTCAGCAGATGCGGCAAATTTTATCGGAGCAGGGCATTACGCCAGAAAGTCATCCCGAAATTTATCAAAAGATTCAGCACTATCCCTCGCTCAAGCCGTTTCATTTTACCGTCGTGGTCGATGAGGCGGATCAGCCGTTTGTCAGCACCGAGCTGAAAACGGGTCTGTTCGGCGTGACCAAACAGACCATCAAAAAGGCTCGGCGGGTCGTCATCGCCTATAGCCAGGGCGCCAAAATGGGCATCGGCGGGCACATTCTGGCGCAGAAGGTCAACAAGCTGGTCTCGTACATGCGAGGCGTGGAAGGCATCGAGCAGTTGAACCTCGAAAAGTTAGAAGGATTGTTTCAACAGCTCCAGAAAATTCAGGCCAAAGAAAATCATCCGCTGAAAGACGTGGCGGGAGCCAGTCTGCCGACCATCGATGAGGCACAGCGAGCGGATAAAGTCACCGACGAGCTGAAAAACGTGCTCTGGCAGATTCAGGAGACGGCGTACAATTTGAACGCCCAGCATTCCATCGACCCGATTGAGTTTCAAAATATCGTCCGATCCTGCGAGGAGATCATTCAATACAGTTACAGCAGCATCATCTCGCCGTTCCCGTTCCACAACTGCTATTCGATTGAAGACGTGAAGGCGTTCATCGATGTGATTCGAATGATCAATCCCGAGGCCGTGATCGCCATCAAAGTTTCGCCCTCCATCGATATTGAATTTATTGCCACTGGGTTGGCTCGAATTGCCAAAGATAATACCGAAGAAATCGTCAGGGCAAAATTTGGTACGGAAATTCAACGCCAGGAAAATTTTTCAGCAGAGATGGCTGAATACGCCAGAAAGTATGGCATGAAGATCGAAATCTGGCTCGATGGGCCTCGAGGCGGGACAGGCGCTTCGCCCAATATCATCAAGGGCCAGATGGGCATGCACATCGAATATGCCATTCCGTTGATCCACAATCGGCTGGTGAAAGATGGGCTGCGCAACTATGTCAAATTCATGGTTTCGGGCGGCATTCGGACCTACGAGGATGTGATCAAAGCCGTGGCGCTGGGCGCTGACGGTGTGATCTGGGGCACCGCTCCGCTGGTTGCCATTGGCTGCGACCGCAATCGCAACTGTCACGATGGCTGCTCACGGGGCATCGCCACCAGCAATTTGATTTTGCAGAAGCTGCGGGATGTGGAGCTGAATACGGTGCAGATGATCAATGCCTTCACCATGATCCAGATGCAGGTGACCAGGGCGCTGGCGGCGCTGGGATTCAAGGATATTCGGGAACTGCGGGGCAGGTTCGATGCCATCCACTGGCTGGGATTGAAGGAGCGGGTGGATCATCGCTACCGCATTCGCAAAGAAGTGATCAAAGAGATCGAAAAGGATGAGCAGCTTTTTGAGGAACGGATGGCGGCACGAGCCACGGCCCAATCCAATTGCGGCGTGGCAGCGATCAACGGCACCGTGCCCATCCCTGGCTACATTCTCGACCAGGCGCTGACTGCCATGCGCAATCGGGGCATGGACGGCGTGGGCATGGCAAAGACGCTCTGTTTTCCCGATCATCCCGATGAATACGCTTATCGAATTATGGTCAAAGGCACGCTGCAAATCGATGTCGAGAAACAATTGGCGGAACAATGGCAGTCCGAAGGGAAAAATTTTACCCAGGATGATTTGCAGCGTGAAGCCCGAAACCTGGTTCTTGCCCAACGAATGGATTTGATCACTAAAATTAAAACCGTTTTTCTGGATCCTTATTTTGACTATGCTGGCGAAATCGATCCCAATAAATGTCGTGAGCGATATAAATCTAATGCATCAAGACTGACAGTTGGCTCACCAGTCATTTCGAGCGAAGCGAGAAATCTTTTTATTC
- a CDS encoding putative DNA binding domain-containing protein, whose amino-acid sequence MSIKEAQDTEFKSDWRDEHLKVVSAFANSKGGTLIIGLNDKGQPVVVEHVNRLLEDIPNKIRNRLGIIPFVELEKVNEHEIIKIKIHPSSVPISHNGKFYLRTGSTVQELQGKDLADFLIRKTGIAWDNSIEDKGDLNCLNHTTIEDFKRFAVDRIPSIVRETDFIIILQKLNLIENQSLKRAAILLFGNEPQRFYSHAYIKIGRFLSDTDIQTTDVVKGNLFQQLENSLEILRTKYLKSNISYEGIHRRDILEYPYEALREAIINALIHRDYWGTSHIQIRVYSDKLVIMNEGSLPPEVPVEKLKTNHLSKPRNKLLAEVFYYAGFIEAWGRGTLMMVDKCIEQGLPEPEFIEDHGVMNVIFYKDKWTEEHLRKLGCNERQIKAVMFIKEKGMITNKNYTELNNISRQSATRDLAELVSKKIIKLIGEGKRGSHYILYESKMRQ is encoded by the coding sequence ATGTCAATTAAAGAAGCCCAGGATACCGAATTTAAAAGTGACTGGCGAGATGAACATCTGAAAGTAGTTTCTGCTTTTGCAAATAGCAAGGGCGGAACGCTGATTATTGGTCTCAATGATAAGGGACAACCTGTCGTTGTGGAGCACGTCAATAGACTTTTAGAGGATATTCCCAATAAGATAAGAAACAGACTTGGCATCATTCCCTTCGTCGAATTAGAAAAGGTAAACGAGCATGAAATAATTAAAATAAAGATACATCCTTCATCTGTCCCGATTTCGCATAATGGGAAGTTTTATCTCCGCACTGGGAGTACCGTGCAGGAATTGCAGGGAAAAGACCTGGCTGACTTTTTGATAAGAAAGACTGGCATTGCCTGGGACAACTCCATTGAAGATAAAGGCGATCTGAACTGTCTCAATCATACTACCATAGAAGATTTCAAGCGATTTGCTGTGGATCGCATTCCTTCAATTGTTCGTGAAACCGATTTTATCATCATTCTACAAAAATTAAATCTCATCGAAAATCAAAGCCTGAAACGTGCCGCAATTCTTCTTTTTGGGAATGAGCCACAGCGGTTTTATAGCCATGCTTATATAAAGATTGGTCGTTTTTTATCGGATACGGATATTCAAACCACTGATGTTGTTAAAGGTAATCTGTTCCAACAATTGGAAAATTCGCTGGAAATCCTCAGAACCAAGTATTTGAAAAGTAACATCAGTTACGAAGGCATCCATCGGCGGGATATTCTGGAATATCCTTATGAAGCATTACGGGAAGCCATCATCAATGCGCTCATCCATAGAGACTATTGGGGCACTTCGCACATCCAGATTAGAGTTTATTCAGATAAGCTGGTCATTATGAACGAAGGAAGTTTGCCGCCAGAAGTGCCTGTGGAAAAACTCAAAACCAATCATCTGTCCAAACCGAGGAATAAATTGCTGGCAGAAGTTTTTTACTATGCTGGATTTATTGAAGCCTGGGGCAGGGGCACGCTCATGATGGTTGACAAGTGTATCGAACAGGGATTGCCCGAACCAGAATTTATTGAAGATCATGGCGTGATGAATGTTATTTTTTATAAGGATAAATGGACAGAGGAGCATCTTAGAAAATTAGGATGTAATGAAAGGCAGATTAAAGCTGTTATGTTTATTAAGGAAAAGGGGATGATCACCAATAAGAACTATACCGAATTAAATAACATAAGCCGTCAATCTGCCACCAGAGACCTTGCGGAATTAGTGTCTAAAAAAATAATTAAACTCATAGGAGAGGGCAAAAGGGGATCACATTATATCCTTTATGAGTCAAAAATGAGGCAATAA
- a CDS encoding FAD-binding protein: protein MNLSEFLLTQSNQKRAFEQRRARTLLFEGIESSSDQKEQQFPQIRNLLDQISEATDVFFPEPVQQEIYSADTGTHIMPEIFKNLLADIKLAFIIRPGCVEDLRRFVIWAGENRCNYTVRGAGTYPFGGCVPLKGDVLVDLSYLDFLKLDEEHEALLIGAGVLFPDARKYLQERGYALRQETTNRSSGTIAGWIATGGIGLGSFKYGHVKESVLELMILQPDGELITLQPGDETFDFYFGSEGQFGIIVGAALRVRKESFVQRPFAFSFQSAEDAHQFMGMLYEAKLNPTSIIYFDPSYLAQTYQIEKEHIEHRSAEALKTNDQLRLADAREDYDLIEEIKDEAHVIVLHFDEASDYQQALKSRLFGSGGEQRRVNHLTYRQLTTAMAHLLWEHRFLPVQMKQKGPSLLVSETILPFAAFPAYQHLLGKIFDKVFDIELKYEAHLLPNHEILVQSIFLADTRTFRHKIYFALVPLMAQVAHYFGAKPYGIGLWNYFFMKKWRQVYPQKATQFAAFKKQSDPNGLINQGKFLNPKGQKLAFKIMKIITPWFSQWFVSTYHKRLEGKRLLLSYPLEKIVWKTIQIVFPRIVPPHLKANGKNPILEMISVCAECDSCERVCPTSDVFGLYGPATPITRRLTAHRIATNQPISQREAYGFLACTRCDNCTHICPTNINLTKVFDLVEEDERFQRALNWRS from the coding sequence ATGAATCTATCAGAATTTCTATTAACCCAATCCAATCAAAAACGAGCCTTTGAACAACGCCGTGCCAGAACCCTATTGTTCGAAGGTATCGAATCAAGCTCGGATCAAAAAGAGCAACAGTTTCCACAGATTAGGAATTTGCTCGATCAAATTTCGGAGGCAACGGATGTGTTTTTTCCCGAGCCTGTGCAGCAGGAGATTTACAGCGCTGATACGGGCACGCACATCATGCCAGAGATTTTCAAGAATTTGCTCGCCGATATCAAGCTGGCTTTTATTATCCGACCTGGGTGTGTCGAGGATTTGCGGCGGTTCGTCATCTGGGCGGGTGAGAATCGGTGCAATTACACGGTGCGAGGCGCTGGCACTTATCCGTTTGGCGGGTGCGTGCCTTTGAAAGGCGATGTTTTGGTCGATCTCTCCTATCTGGATTTTCTGAAATTGGATGAGGAACATGAAGCGCTGTTGATCGGAGCAGGTGTACTGTTTCCTGACGCCAGAAAATATTTGCAGGAGCGGGGCTATGCCTTGCGCCAGGAGACGACCAATCGCAGCAGTGGAACAATCGCAGGCTGGATCGCCACAGGTGGGATCGGATTGGGCAGTTTCAAATATGGGCATGTCAAAGAGTCGGTGCTGGAATTGATGATCCTTCAGCCTGATGGAGAGTTGATTACGCTCCAACCAGGCGATGAGACATTCGATTTTTATTTCGGCAGCGAAGGGCAATTCGGAATTATCGTGGGCGCTGCGCTCAGGGTTCGCAAGGAATCGTTTGTGCAACGGCCGTTCGCCTTTTCGTTTCAGAGCGCCGAGGATGCGCACCAATTCATGGGAATGCTTTATGAGGCTAAATTGAACCCGACCTCGATCATCTATTTTGATCCATCGTACTTAGCCCAGACCTACCAGATTGAAAAGGAACACATCGAGCACCGTTCAGCTGAGGCGCTCAAGACCAACGATCAACTGCGGCTGGCCGATGCTCGAGAGGATTACGATCTCATCGAGGAGATCAAGGACGAGGCGCATGTGATCGTGCTGCATTTTGATGAAGCGAGCGATTATCAGCAGGCGCTGAAATCCCGACTGTTCGGCTCTGGCGGTGAGCAGCGGCGGGTCAATCATCTAACCTATCGGCAACTGACTACGGCGATGGCGCATCTGCTGTGGGAGCATCGCTTCCTGCCCGTGCAGATGAAGCAGAAGGGACCTTCGCTGTTGGTGAGCGAAACGATCCTGCCGTTTGCGGCTTTTCCAGCCTATCAGCATTTGTTGGGCAAAATCTTTGACAAAGTGTTTGATATTGAATTGAAATATGAAGCCCATCTGCTGCCCAATCACGAAATTCTGGTGCAATCGATTTTCCTGGCAGATACACGAACGTTTCGTCATAAAATTTATTTTGCGCTGGTGCCATTGATGGCGCAGGTAGCGCATTATTTCGGCGCCAAACCCTATGGCATCGGCTTATGGAATTATTTTTTCATGAAAAAATGGCGCCAGGTCTATCCCCAAAAAGCAACCCAATTTGCTGCGTTTAAAAAGCAGAGTGATCCAAATGGGCTGATCAACCAGGGCAAATTTCTCAATCCAAAGGGACAGAAACTGGCTTTCAAAATAATGAAAATCATCACGCCATGGTTCAGCCAATGGTTTGTCAGCACCTATCATAAACGGCTGGAGGGGAAGCGGCTGCTGCTGTCCTATCCGCTGGAAAAAATAGTCTGGAAGACGATTCAGATCGTTTTTCCACGCATCGTGCCGCCGCATCTCAAAGCCAACGGCAAAAATCCGATTCTAGAAATGATTTCGGTCTGCGCCGAATGTGATAGTTGCGAGCGGGTCTGCCCGACGTCGGATGTGTTCGGTCTGTACGGGCCTGCTACGCCGATCACTCGCAGGCTGACGGCGCATCGCATCGCAACCAACCAGCCGATCAGCCAGCGGGAGGCGTACGGATTTCTGGCCTGCACCCGATGCGATAATTGCACCCATATCTGTCCCACGAATATCAATTTGACGAAGGTGTTCGATCTGGTTGAAGAAGATGAGCGTTTTCAGCGGGCGTTGAATTGGCGCAGTTAA